A single Anopheles arabiensis isolate DONGOLA chromosome 2, AaraD3, whole genome shotgun sequence DNA region contains:
- the LOC120897258 gene encoding trithorax group protein osa isoform X2 yields MMKRTEDETRGPGSTYQFLDLTDAGQTDAAALMGILYPPSSGSANTAPPPPPPPPGAMGSSRKEELDHQSPPRKDSFSVRMFAPRLATPLPHQNGLNPNARAFDPVPVVILPRPTAMMGIGGGGVGVGSSSKSRSPGKEFAEQLEAAASPLVIASDSAGGGAVVVPPHGGGMVLVPVRKHSLVPIASRPLALPDQPQHPQHPPQQQPVPPSVLLPTAGNVGFMARPSLLPGGGGGPPLRPVPLPIVSATATSSAPPLPTFVNEGNSSAVVVDTEQVLASGEQWIGFAIQPTATSVAAAGGAGGEVGGGEVIARTAVATAVTMPPHTNNPHHLQQQQQQQQQQQQQLGSAANNNQQQQQTGGQQHQQPGPPQSQPHNVGGRGGGGGAGGGGSAGSVTAGADGVGRNADRDNGNQQMQQQAVSVANQHQQQMMQQVYAQIPASAYMQPTPHGMYPVQVLPPTAGPVPNNVFVSNLTANVSVHGYPAISPYLATATPPGAYMPADVGAGPEMQLMPPAPVTMSGRGTMRRGGRNNRGGNNSRSRGGYVPHYVQQHQQQSYHHQQQQQQHQQSYHQALQHQQQQQQQGVMQPLSHHQAGQQAALQHQVQQQQQQQQQQQQQQQQQQQAQQGQGGGGAGQQQTPPTAGSGGGQQGQQQQQQQHPPPQHTPELMHIEAPPMMGGAGAQYGNLHGGFYVIPSMAQHASGAPLFMPAPHMPMYYNPAIHAYQNLIYPPYIPSEYQMYDDGKGDDGGGPHGGQGGGHDDPGVHPGAAMWPQPPPIALDYHPETVEYLPVHEDDGAAGGMLPPGPPPQAIPPPAMGHHVLDPNVPGFTMQMASAPIATMQPPPEEYIMQQQPPPAPQQQQQQQQPHAGAAGSQTQSEDYNGNGGIPVSSNSNTTMHSPVVAAGQHNVVVPGVPPPEDMMGAGGYVHGGAAPQQPMVPAPAEPQQQHGQTMDGAGAQPPMNNNFIVEPQYIQAHPLPPHHMPVQQQQQQQQQVPPEQHYQHIPPPQRAAVNVTEPPPSTNNQPFQMAQQTPVAAAGAVANNLLDANGNDTNNNNSANRKSDIITSPKLVDAVVMTHPAPLPSTVNVATATPSHHQQNEQTTAAAVVQGGMMDGNAGRKQSNSSDVPNQGFLPPQQQQHQQQPPMLGYAAAVASQAPPPRGRAEQQQPDSVKATQDRMEKLTLKEQEHRRTTTTVAAAAAAGTVVGGGASQRTSGAQPVAGQSNAGSGWVNNSGGAGPKKGTASVSVSAIPNKEFPGSVIGHQHKNTSPVPFSTLVGTTATAPPSTVMGSASGKQPHAVAAAAAGPKSFPDHGQRSSGVANSGQSTYASGANSSMSGGPTAVVTPQMESKKVEAIPQRTVATTAAAAAAVTGPAPTAPVGGAVVDTPKQHHQDVVNVPRPAASSISSSTNINTIPPGGAPPQPNKTWASLFQTSSSSSSSSSAAVASSASSSAALSVSASAVTATSATVSSVPPSAALSTASASGPAAGQSGVASIGTTVATAPHHHATAPVTSTGINFAPPTANRGPAMAASSAPPTAAVGNTPSSIDSSSSSTGAKKPVAKVQPYDRNHQTPATPAVPMSYSSAAASTPASGTTGGSTPTSANAARGKGAQQAALKGAANATAASASTAGDQKDEFSLKFGDFLSGYSIDNTNISMMPRGLINRSNYCYINTILQALIACPPFYHLMRTIRSLPAAKNSKHPKPFIDAMCALANEFSQLPIRSKPQQQQQRGGGDKGKKDDIPEIQVDTPFEPTVIYKMLNGIRSDIFQIEGRQEDAEEFLGCVLNRLNDEMIEFIKFNKTDQGNLNGEEPTNGEVHGEEDADDWMVICKGNKGTVTRTTDFGRSPISDIFRGKLRSRVQRDGVPPTYNIQPFFTLPLDIEKAASVKEALEQLVGRDELEGVTCSKTKQEVAAWQQVTLEELPVVLILHLKCFDYKMDGCTKILKTLDFPIELKIDSKLMSSKGKSYSAKQKQYKLFAVVYHDGKEASKGHYITDVYHTGYASWIRYDDSIVKPVPEYNVLRPRAPRVPYLLYYRRMDTQSHGPNSDRGGDGSTGGGAGSGGGGSGSGRGGSSHSTGGGGNDRHSAHHHSNDHHGRGSSGGGYGGSSGYGNTHGNSGGNHYGSGGHGQSNHSGHYGGNSK; encoded by the exons ATGATGAAGCGTACCGAGGACGAGACGCGCGGCCCCGGTAGCACCTACCAGTTTCTAGATCTCACCGATGCCGGCCAGACCGATGCCGCCGCACTGATGGGCATACTGTATCCTCCATCTTCCGGATCGGCCAATAccgcgccaccaccaccaccaccaccacctggtGCGATGGGGTCCTCAAGGAAGGAGGAGTTGGACCATCAGTCGCCACCCCGAAAAGACTCGTTCTCTGTCCGGATGTTTGCTCCGAGATTGGCGACGCCGCTGCCACATCAGAACGGGTTGAATCCGAACGCCCGTGCGTTCGATCCAGTGCCGGTCGTTATTTTGCCCAGACCGACGGCAATGATGGGTattggtggcggtggtgttggtgttggcaGTTCTTCAAAGTCACGCTCACCTGGGAAAGAGTTTGCCGAACAGCTGGAGGCAGCAGCGTCGCCCCTCGTCATTGCAAGTGACTCGGCGGGAGGAGGTGCTGTAGTGGTACCGCCGCACGGTGGTGGAATGGTGCTCGTACCGGTCCGGAAACACTCCCTAGTTCCTATTGCGAGTCGTCCGCTTGCGCTGCCGGATCAACCCCAGCATCCGCAACatccgccgcagcagcagccggtgcCGCCTTCGGTATTGTTGCCCACCGCCGGTAATGTTGGATTTATGGCCCGACCTTCGCTGCTGccggggggaggaggaggcccACCGCTTCGCCCTGTGCCGCTACCGATCGTCTCGGCCAcagcaacatcatcagcaCCACCGCTGCCGACTTTCG TGAACGAAGGCAACAGTAGCGCGGTCGTCGTCGACACGGAGCAGGTGCTCGCCAGTGGAGAACAGTGGATCGGTTTTGCGATCCAGCCGACGGCCACGAGCGTCGCCGCAGCCGGTGGTGCCGGAGGAGAAGTTGGTGGTGGAGAAGTCATCGCACGGACTGCCGTAGCAACTGCAGTGACTATGCCTCCGCACACCAACAACCCGCATcaccttcagcagcagcagcagcaacaacagcagcagcagcagcagctaggtTCGGCAGCTAACAacaatcaacagcagcagcagacaggagggcagcagcaccagcagcccgGCCCGCCCCAGTCCCAGCCACACAATGTTGGTGGCAGAGGCGGCGGAGGCGGAGCAGGAGGTGGCGGCAGTGCGGGCAGTGTCACTGCCGGCGCGGACGGCGTGGGGCGCAACGCCGACCGGGACAACGGCAATCagcagatgcagcagcaggccgTGTCCGTGGcgaaccagcaccagcagcagatgaTGCAGCAGGTCTACGCACAAATTCCGGCCTCGGCCTACATGCAGCCGACCCCGCACGGCATGTACCCGGTGCAGGTGCTGCCACCGACGGCCGGACCCGTCCCGAACAACGTGTTCGTCAGCAACCTGACCGCGAACGTGAGCGTGCACGGGTACCCGGCGATCTCGCCGTACCTCGCGACGGCCACGCCGCCCGGTGCGTACATGCCGGCGGACGTGGGGGCCGGGCCCGAGATGCAGCTGATGCCGCCGGCACCGGTAACGATGTCGGGGCGCGGTACGATGCGCCGGGGCGGACGGAACAATCGCGGCGGCAACAATTCCCGCTCGCGGGGAGGCTACGTGCCGCATTacgtgcagcagcatcagcaacagtcgtaccaccatcagcagcagcagcagcagcatcagcaaagcTATCACCAAGCGctacagcatcagcagcagcagcagcagcagggtgtGATGCAGCCGCTGTCGCACCATCAAGCAGGGCAACAGGCGGCACTGCAGCATcaggttcagcagcagcagcagcagcagcagcaacagcagcagcaacagcagcagcaacaacaagcccaaCAGGGTCAGGGAGGTGGTGGGGCCGGTCAGCAACAAACTCCACCTACCGCGGGCAGTGGCGGAGGCCAGcaagggcagcagcagcagcagcagcaacatccaCCACCGCAGCACACGCCCGAGCTGATGCACATCGAGGCGCCGCCCATGATGGGTGGCGCTGGCGCACAGTACGGCAACCTGCACGGTGGGTTCTACGTGATTCCATCGATGGCACAGCACGCCTCCGGTGCGCCGCTGTTCATGCCCGCCCCGCACATGCCGATGTACTACAATCCGGCGATCCACGCCTACCAGAACCTGATATACCCGCCGTACATCCCGTCCGAGTATCAGATGTACGACGACGGCAAGGGCGACGACGGTGGCGGACCGCACGGTGGCCAGGGCGGGGGCCATGACGATCCGGGTGTGCATCCCGGGGCCGCCATGTGGCCGCAGCCGCCACCGATCGCGCTCGACTACCATCCCGAGACGGTCGAGTATCTGCCCGTGCACGAGGACGATGGTGCGGCGGGCGGCATGCTGCCGCCGGGGCCGCCACCGCAAGCGATTCCGCCGCCCGCGATGGGCCACCACGTGCTCGATCCCAACGTGCCCGGCTTTACGATGCAGATGGCATCGGCCCCGATCGCCACGATGCAACCGCCGCCGGAGGAGTACAtcatgcagcagcaaccgccaCCGGcgccgcagcaacagcagcagcagcagcagccacatgCTGGGGCCGCTGGCTCGCAGACCCAGAGCGAGGATTACAACGGCAACGGTGGCATCCCGGTGAGCTCCAACTCAAACACAACGATGCACTCGCCGGTCGTGGCCGCCGGGCAGCACAATGTTGTCGTGCCGGGTGTACCACCGCCGGAGGATATGATGGGCGCGGGCGGCTACGTGCATGGCGGCGCTGCCCCGCAACAGCCGATGGTGCCAGCACCGGCTGaaccgcagcaacagcacggaCAGACGATGGACGGTGCTGGAGCACAGCCGCCGATGAACAACAATTTCATCGTCGAGCCACAGTACATTCAAGCCCATCCTCTGCCACCGCATCACATgccagtgcagcagcagcagcagcagcagcagcaggtgccACCGGAACAGCACTATCAGCATATACCGCCCCCTCAAAGGGCCGCTGTGAATG TGACAGAGCCTCCACCATCAACCAACAATCAACCTTTCCAAATGGCCCAACAAacaccggtagcagcagctgGTGCAGTTGCTAACAATCTGCTCGACGCCAACGGCAACGacacgaacaacaacaacagcgctAATCGCAAGTCCGACATCATTACCTCACCGAAGCTGGTCGATGCCGTCGTCATGACGCATCCAGCGCCACTGCCGTCCACTGTAAATGTTGCTACCGCAACACCTTCCCATCATCAGCAGAATGAGCagacgacggcggcggcggtggtgcagGGCGGGATGATGGATGGCAATGCTGGCAGAAAACAATCGAACTCATCCGATGTGCCAAATCAAGGATTCCTACcgccgcaacagcaacagcatcagcaacagccaCCAATGCTAGGATACGCTGCAGCCGTTGCATCGCAGGCACCACCGCCGAGAGGTCGtgcggaacagcagcagcccgacTCGGTGAAGGCCACCCAGGACCGGATGGAGAAGCTGACGCTGAAGGAACAGGAGCACAGGCGCACAACGACGACTgtagcagcggcggcggcggcgggcacggtggttggtggtggagcCTCCCAGCGCACGAGTGGCGCTCAACCGGTGGCAGGACAATCGAATGCGGGAAGCGGTTGGGTGAACAATAGTGGTGGGGCTGGACCGAAGAAGGGTACCGCTTCCGTTTCCGTATCGGCTATACCGAACAAGGAGTTCCCCGGATCGGTGATCGGTCACCAGCACAAGAACACATCACCGGTGCCGTTCAGCACGCTAGTTGGAACTACGGCGACGGCACCGCCATCAACGGTGATGGGTTCGGCTTCCGGAAAGCAGCCAcatgcagtagcagcagcagcagcaggcccgAAATCGTTCCCCGATCATGGCCAGCGCTCATCGGGCGTGGCTAACAGTGGCCAGTCCACGTATGCTAGCGGAGCAAACAGCAGCATGAGTGGCGGACCGACAGCAGTCGTGACGCCCCAGATGGAATCGAAGAAGGTGGAAGCAATTCCCCAGCGGACAGTTGCCacgactgcagcagcagcagcagcagtgaccGGTCCAGCACCGACGGCGCCGGTCGGAGGAGCGGTGGTGGACACGCCGAAGCAACACCACCAAGATGTGGTAAATGTACCCAGGCCCGCCGCTTCCTCCATCTCCTCCTCTACTAACATTAATACG ATACCACCCGGTGGAGCGCCACCGCAACCGAACAAAACCTGGGCGAGCCTGTTCCAaacgtcctcctcctcgtcgtcgtcgtcgtctgctgCGGTGGCGTCGTCCGCGTCTTCGTCCGCCGCATTATCGGTTTCAGCGTCGGCAGTCACAGCGACGTCCGCAACGGTCAGCTCTGTACCACCTTCCGCCGCACTCTCCACGGCTAGCGCCAGCGGACCGGCAGCTGGCCAAAGTGGTGTTGCATCGATCGGTACTACCGTCGCTACTGCACCGCACCATCATGCTACTGCACCAGTCACGTCAACGGGGATAAATTTTGCGCCACCCACTGCTAACCGCGGACCGGCAATGGCTGCTAGTAGTGCACCACCGACCGCCGCTGTAGGAAACACTCCGTCCAGCATCGACTCCTCCTCATCGTCCACCGGTGCAAAAAAACCGGTCGCCAAGGTGCAGCCGTACGATAGAAACCATCAGACGCCCGCGACGCCAGCTGTGCCCATGTCATATTCATCTGCTGCGGCATCCACTCCTGCCAGCGGCACTACGGGCGGCTCCACACCAACGTCGGCAAACGCTGCCAGGGGTAAGGGAGCACAGCAGGCTGCCTTGAAGGGGGCAGCGAACGCAACAGCTGCATCCGCTTCGACCGCCGGCGACCAGAAGGATGAATTTTCATTGAAATTCGGAG ATTTCCTTAGCGGATATAGCATTGATAACACCAACATCAGCATGATGCCACGCGGTCTGATCAATCGGTCTAACTATTGTTACATCAATACCATACTGCAGGCGCTGATAGCATGCCCACCGTTTTACCATCTGATGCGCACAATTCGCTCCCTTCCGGCGGCGAAAAATTCTAAACATCCGAAACCGTTCATCGATGCCAT GTGCGCACTGGCGAACGAGTTCTCGCAGCTTCCGATACGGTCcaaaccgcagcagcagcagcagcgcggtgGTGGCGATAAGGGTAAGAAGGACGACATACCGGAAATACAGGTCGACACGCCGTTCGAACCGACCGTCATCTACAAGATGCTGAATGGCATCCGGTCGGACATATTCCAGATCGAGGGACGGCAGGAAGACGCCGAAGAGTTTCTTGGATGCGTGTTGAATCGTCTAAATGATGAGATGATTGAG TTtataaaattcaacaaaactgATCAAGGCAACTTGAATGGCGAGGAACCGACCAACGGTGAAGTCCATGGTGAGGAGGACGCGGACGATTGGATG GTTATCTGCAAGGGCAACAAGGGCACGGTAACGCGTACAACCGATTTCGGACGTTCACCGATCAGCGACATCTTCCGAGGCAAACTACGATCTCGTGTGCAACGTGACGGTGTTCCTCCGACCTACAACATACAGCCGTTCTTCACGCTTCCCCTTGATATAGAG AAAGCGGCTTCTGTGAAAGAGGCACTAGAACAGTTGGTTGGTCGGGACGAACTGGAGGGTGTGACCTGTTCGAAAACAAAGCAGGAGGTAGCGGCCTGGCAGCAAGTAACGCTGGAGGAGCTGCCTGTCGTACTTATACTGCATCTGAAGTGCTTCGACTATAAAATGGATGGCTGTACGAAGATTCTGAAAACCTTGGACTTCCCGATTGAATTGAAGATCGATTCGA AATTGATGTCCTCGAAGGGTAAGAGCTACTCAGCCAAGCAGAAGCAGTACAAGCTGTTTGCCGTGGTGTACCACGATGGTAAGGAAGCGTCGAAAGGACACTACATTACCGATGTGTACCATACCGGCTATGCCAGCTGGATTCGGTATGACGACAGTATCGTTAAACCGGTACCGGAGTACAACGTGTTGCGTCCGCGCGCACCGCGCGTACCCTATCTGCTGTACTACCGTCGAATGGACACGCAGAGCCATGGTCCGAACAGTGACCGCGGTGGTGATGGCAGTACCGGAGGCGGtgctggtagtggtggtggtggtagcggcAGTGGTCGTGGAGGTTCATCTCACTCCACCGGTGGCGGTGGAAATGATCGGCACAGTGCGCATCATCACAGTAACGATCATCATGGTCGTGGATCGAGTGGTGGCGGATACGGTGGTAGCAGTGGCTACGGAAATACGCACGGCAACAGTGGCGGCAATCATTACGGAAGTGGGGGTCATGGGCAGAGTAACCATAGTGGCCATTATGGTGGCAACTCCaagtaa